The following are from one region of the Quercus robur chromosome 1, dhQueRobu3.1, whole genome shotgun sequence genome:
- the LOC126721262 gene encoding uncharacterized protein LOC126721262, protein MLHHLFKVHIHIFSVCASMALPKLITALLFVLAFAKIEISTCYVVKGKVSCHDCSHNDVFSGIKVLVKCDRVKKLATAITEDDGSFEVELPSDSTPKSSPPLNCYAKLLGGPTQLYASKKNMVSKIITTHEPNTYTISTPLSFSKSCPSTIEAAKCKPIKNKFGSSKTFDLPLPPEWGLAPSSYYFPIPFFPIIGIP, encoded by the exons ATGTTGCATCACCTCTTCAAAGTTCACATCCATATCTTTTCTGTCTGTGCTTCCATGGCTTTACCTAAGTTGATCACAGCACTTCTCTTTGTTTTGGCTTTTGCGAAGATAGAGATTTCAACATGCTATGTTGTGAAGGGCAAGGTCTCTTGCCATGACTGCagtcacaatgatgtcttctcGG GCATTAAGGTTCTTGTGAAGTGTGATCGAGTTAAAAAGTTGGCTACGGCAATCACAGAAGATGATGGCTCTTTTGAAGTCGAGCTTCCCTCAGACAGTACTCCAAAATCATCTCCTCCACTGAATTGCTATGCCAAGCTTCTAGGGGGACCAACCCAGCTCTATGCCTCAAAGAAAAACATGGTATCCAAAATTATCACAACCCATGAGCCTAACACCTACACCATCTCCACTCCTCTCAGCTTTTCCAAATCTTGCCCTTCAACCATCGAAGCTGCGAAATGCAAGCCCATCAAGAACAAGTTTGGTTCATCCAAGACCTTCGATCTGCCTCTGCCACCAGAGTGGGGTTTAGCACCATCTAGCTATTATTTTCCTATCCCTTTCTTTCCCATCATTGGCATACCTTGA
- the LOC126721272 gene encoding uncharacterized protein LOC126721272, with product MLHLLIKVYFHIFSVCASMALPKLITALLFVLAFAKIEFSTCYVVKGKASCHDCSHNDVFSGIKILVKCDRVKKLATAITEDDGSFEVELPSDSTPKSSPPLNCHAKLLGGPSQLYASKKNMVSKIITTHEPNTYTISTPLSFSKSCPSTIEAAKCKPIKNKFGSSKTVDLPLPPEWGLAPSSYYIPFFPIIGIP from the exons ATGTTGCATCTTCTCATCAAAGTTTACTTCCATATCTTTTCTGTCTGTGCTTCCATGGCTTTACCTAAGCTGATCACAGCACTTCTCTTTGTTTTGGCTTTTGCGAAGATAGAGTTTTCAACATGCTATGTTGTGAAGGGCAAGGCCTCTTGCCATGACTGCagtcacaatgatgtcttctcGG GCATTAAGATTCTTGTGAAGTGTGATCGAGTTAAAAAGTTGGCTACGGCAATCACAGAAGATGATGGCTCTTTTGAAGTCGAGCTTCCCTCAGACAGTACTCCAAAATCATCTCCTCCACTGAATTGCCATGCCAAGCTTCTAGGGGGTCCAAGCCAGCTCTATGCCTCAAAGAAAAACATGGTATCCAAAATTATCACAACCCATGAGCCTAACACCTACACCATCTCCACTCCTCTCAGCTTTTCCAAATCTTGCCCTTCTACCATCGAAGCTGCGAAATGCAAGCCCATCAAGAACAAGTTTGGTTCATCCAAGACCGTCGATCTGCCTCTGCCACCAGAGTGGGGTTTAGCACCATCTAGCTATTATATTCCTTTCTTTCCCATCATAGGCATACCTTGA